Proteins encoded within one genomic window of Epinephelus lanceolatus isolate andai-2023 chromosome 9, ASM4190304v1, whole genome shotgun sequence:
- the brd3os gene encoding uncharacterized protein BRD3OS produces the protein MGPGRSAPGHFSCLHDDTSNMSDCDPAAVEEQTAAEEAPGPPSPPGSPDPPGPPGPPAPPGSPSLGRPPLAEKALSEAFARLRYQDTSLLIWQQQQQDLQVAPPSTYLSRSQSAWYSSYGNQAVLIRDKRGLEDAEGRSRICSLM, from the coding sequence ATGGGGCCGGGCCGTTCTGCTCCTGGACATTTCTCCTGTCTCCATGACGACACCTCCAACATGTCCGACTGTGATCCAGCTGCTGTAGAGGAGCAGACGGCTGCAGAGGAAGCTCCTGGTCCTCCCAGTCCTCCTGGATCTCCTGATCCCCCTGGTCCCCCTGGTCCCCCTGCCCCTCCTGGTTCTCCCAGTCTCGGTCGCCCCCCCCTGGCAGAGAAGGCCCTGTCAGAGGCCTTCGCCCGGCTGCGGTACCAGGACACGTCTCTGCTGatctggcagcagcagcaacaggatCTGCAGGTGGCGCCGCCCTCCACCTACCTGAGCCGCAGCCAGTCGGCCTGGTACAGCAGCTACGGGAACCAGGCCGTCCTGATCCGGGACAAGAGGGGCCTGGAGGACGCAGAGGGACGCTCCAGGATCTGCAGCCTCATGTAG